A portion of the Gammaproteobacteria bacterium genome contains these proteins:
- a CDS encoding carbohydrate binding family 9 domain-containing protein: protein MRATTVFLVAIRRMARGHSRIRRTGYGVQAVATAALVAIAAAAPLSAQNGQNGHSVAASRVDVAPVLDGVLDEPVWRAAEAIDAFVQQEPDEGAPASERTEARILYDGENLYIGVRAFDSEPDGVIATEMRRDSDRILEEDNFQIILDTFKDFRSAYMFVTTPLGAKLEQQVFEEGEGGSRRGFGVATNINKDWDGVWHVSARRTDDGWAAEIAIPMVTLRFPD from the coding sequence GTGCGAGCAACCACTGTGTTTCTGGTAGCGATCCGCCGAATGGCCCGGGGTCATTCCCGCATTCGGCGAACGGGCTACGGCGTGCAAGCCGTGGCGACCGCGGCCCTTGTAGCCATCGCGGCGGCCGCGCCCCTCAGCGCGCAGAACGGCCAGAACGGGCACAGTGTTGCCGCCTCCCGCGTGGACGTGGCGCCGGTCCTGGACGGCGTCCTCGACGAGCCCGTCTGGAGGGCGGCCGAAGCCATCGACGCGTTCGTGCAGCAGGAACCCGACGAGGGGGCGCCGGCGTCGGAGCGCACGGAGGCGCGGATCCTCTACGACGGGGAGAACCTCTACATCGGGGTGCGGGCCTTCGACTCGGAGCCGGACGGCGTCATCGCCACCGAGATGCGCCGCGATTCCGACCGAATTCTGGAGGAGGACAACTTCCAGATCATCCTCGACACCTTCAAGGACTTCCGCTCCGCCTACATGTTCGTCACCACGCCGCTGGGGGCGAAGCTGGAGCAGCAGGTCTTCGAGGAGGGAGAGGGAGGAAGCCGGCGCGGCTTCGGGGTGGCGACCAACATCAACAAGGACTGGGACGGGGTCTGGCACGTGAGCGCGCGCCGAACCGACGACGGCTGGGCCGCGGAGATCGCGATTCCGATGGTCACCCTGCGCTTCCCCGACTAG
- a CDS encoding D-aminoacylase produces MNRHFLALAALFVAACAPDAGANFDVLITGGIVVDGTGSPGFAADVGVRDGLIAAVSSEPLDPGAADLVIDASGRTVTPGFIDNHAHIQQTIAEYPLVENFVRQGITTIMASLHSGDQPWPLDEFASNLEMAPNVGFFAGHTWTRKQVLGLENRAPTADELEQMKALVDQSMRQGALGLSTGLLYVPANFAETEEVIELAKVASRHGGIYVSHMRNEASGLLESVAEVIRIADEADIPAQINHHKAAGAAQWGWSEHSLAMIDSANAAGLTVTHDLYPYAASSTGSVILFPQWALAGGPDAFAERVADSGTRARMEEEMRAIFTTDRVGNDISRIQFRVLPADESYNGRTLADYAADRGLPNDLETGIDLAIDLQLGGGFSAIYHAMDEGDVIRILQHPLAMIETDGDAVEFGVGYPHPRSYGAFPRVLARYVRELAVISLEEAVKKMTSMPAQWLNRNDMGVIAEGMRADIAVFDPATVTDRATYTDPHQYSEGIDDLLVNGVPVVLDGEITGAKPGHWIRGPVHEPREGSAR; encoded by the coding sequence GTGAATAGGCACTTCCTCGCGCTGGCCGCGCTTTTCGTCGCGGCGTGCGCTCCGGACGCGGGCGCGAACTTCGACGTCCTCATCACCGGGGGTATCGTCGTCGACGGGACCGGGAGCCCGGGGTTTGCGGCCGACGTGGGGGTGCGCGACGGGCTCATCGCCGCGGTCTCGAGCGAGCCCCTCGATCCCGGGGCCGCGGACCTGGTCATCGACGCCTCGGGCCGGACCGTGACGCCGGGCTTCATCGACAACCACGCGCACATCCAGCAGACCATCGCCGAGTATCCCCTGGTGGAGAACTTCGTGCGCCAGGGAATCACGACCATCATGGCCTCCCTGCACTCGGGCGATCAGCCGTGGCCGCTGGACGAGTTCGCATCGAACCTGGAGATGGCGCCCAACGTGGGCTTCTTCGCCGGGCACACCTGGACCCGCAAGCAGGTGCTCGGGCTCGAGAACCGGGCCCCGACCGCGGACGAACTCGAGCAGATGAAGGCGCTCGTCGACCAGAGCATGCGGCAGGGCGCACTCGGGCTCTCGACCGGGCTTCTCTACGTGCCGGCCAACTTCGCCGAGACCGAGGAGGTGATCGAGCTCGCAAAGGTGGCCTCCCGGCACGGCGGCATCTACGTGAGCCACATGCGCAACGAGGCCAGCGGGCTGCTGGAATCGGTCGCGGAGGTCATTCGAATCGCCGACGAGGCGGACATCCCGGCGCAGATCAACCACCACAAGGCGGCCGGTGCGGCGCAGTGGGGGTGGAGCGAGCACAGCCTGGCGATGATCGACTCGGCCAACGCCGCCGGGCTCACGGTCACCCACGATCTCTATCCGTATGCGGCCTCGAGCACCGGGTCCGTCATCCTCTTCCCGCAGTGGGCGCTCGCGGGAGGGCCCGACGCCTTCGCCGAGCGCGTGGCCGATTCCGGGACTCGCGCGCGCATGGAAGAGGAGATGCGCGCCATCTTCACAACCGACCGCGTGGGGAACGATATCTCCCGCATCCAGTTCCGGGTACTGCCCGCGGACGAGAGCTACAACGGACGGACGCTGGCCGACTACGCGGCGGACCGGGGCCTCCCCAACGACCTCGAGACCGGCATCGACCTGGCCATCGACCTGCAGCTTGGGGGCGGGTTCAGCGCCATCTATCACGCGATGGACGAAGGCGACGTCATCCGCATCCTGCAGCATCCCCTGGCGATGATCGAGACGGATGGAGACGCCGTGGAGTTCGGGGTCGGCTATCCGCATCCACGCAGCTACGGGGCCTTTCCGCGGGTGCTGGCGCGCTACGTGCGCGAGCTGGCCGTGATTTCGCTCGAGGAAGCGGTGAAGAAGATGACGTCGATGCCGGCGCAGTGGCTGAACCGGAACGACATGGGCGTGATCGCCGAGGGAATGCGCGCGGACATCGCCGTGTTCGACCCGGCAACGGTGACAGACCGGGCCACCTACACCGACCCCCACCAGTACAGCGAGGGCATCGACGATCTGCTCGTGAACGGCGTGCCGGTCGTCCTGGACGGAGAGATCACGGGCGCGAAGCCGGGACACTGGATCCGCGGGCCGGTGCATGAGCCGCGCGAGGGTTCCGCACGATGA
- a CDS encoding DUF5916 domain-containing protein: MRNIRRKNEQAFWAGIPKPYTLTRVSLAGSLTGLESLNRGMDLRVKPFVSGGAARVSDAGIVENDGQRDVGFDIKYGVSAGLNLDLTYNTDFAQAEVDDEQVNLTRFALFYPEKREFFLENAGQFNVGTNSAFQRVADLFFSRRIGLSKTGDPIPILGGARLTGKVGRNNIAIMDIQTDGLPGDVGQGIGGRDGENFFVARYSRDIMARSKVGALVINKHVGDGHYINRTFAADMTLAPHPAFLVNSFIAKTSTTGVTDGQLAGYIRLGWLDEDWNVYGEYADFQDNFNPEVGFLPRNGIRISKIHLERNPRPGRFGVRVFDPMVNITYTTDQNNRLVTRRIHHMLGTRLQNGAYINIWYNANLEVLDQPFRVRPDVVVEPGTHRFGDWRFSFTSDPSRRLYGTVYYSPQTFFDGDRTDYSASAGFRLTSQLAAEGGFTRNDVRLPGGDFSADIASFRVDYALSPTMTLRTVTQYNSLTDLWSTAARFNYIYRPGSDIYIVYDELRRNDYDEFGRYNEFASFRERQLIVKVTYLFSR, from the coding sequence ATGCGCAACATCCGCCGCAAGAACGAGCAGGCGTTCTGGGCCGGCATCCCGAAGCCCTACACACTCACGCGCGTGAGCCTGGCCGGCAGCCTCACCGGCCTGGAGTCGCTAAACCGGGGCATGGACCTGCGCGTCAAGCCGTTCGTCTCCGGGGGCGCGGCGCGCGTATCCGATGCCGGCATCGTGGAGAACGACGGGCAGCGCGACGTGGGGTTCGACATCAAGTACGGGGTGTCGGCCGGACTGAACCTGGATCTCACGTACAACACCGATTTCGCCCAGGCGGAGGTCGACGACGAGCAGGTCAACCTGACCCGCTTCGCCCTATTTTATCCCGAGAAACGCGAGTTTTTCCTGGAGAACGCCGGACAGTTCAACGTCGGCACGAACAGCGCCTTCCAGCGCGTGGCCGACCTGTTCTTCAGCCGGCGCATCGGCCTGTCCAAGACGGGCGATCCCATTCCCATCCTGGGTGGCGCGCGGCTGACCGGGAAGGTGGGTCGCAACAACATCGCCATCATGGACATCCAGACCGACGGCCTGCCCGGCGACGTTGGGCAGGGCATCGGGGGCCGCGACGGCGAGAACTTCTTCGTGGCCCGCTACAGCCGCGACATCATGGCGCGCTCCAAGGTGGGCGCGCTGGTCATCAACAAGCACGTGGGCGACGGCCACTACATCAACCGCACCTTCGCCGCGGACATGACGCTGGCCCCGCACCCGGCCTTCCTGGTCAACAGCTTCATCGCCAAGACCTCGACGACCGGGGTCACCGACGGCCAGCTCGCCGGCTACATCCGCCTCGGCTGGCTGGACGAGGACTGGAACGTCTACGGCGAATACGCGGATTTCCAGGACAACTTCAACCCGGAGGTCGGCTTCCTGCCGCGCAACGGGATCCGCATCAGCAAGATCCACCTGGAGCGCAATCCCCGGCCGGGCCGCTTCGGGGTGCGCGTCTTCGACCCGATGGTCAACATCACGTACACCACCGACCAGAACAATCGGCTGGTGACGCGCCGCATCCACCACATGCTGGGAACGAGGCTCCAGAACGGGGCCTACATCAACATCTGGTACAACGCCAACCTGGAGGTGCTCGACCAGCCCTTCCGGGTGCGGCCGGACGTCGTCGTGGAACCGGGCACGCACCGGTTCGGCGACTGGCGCTTCTCGTTCACCAGCGACCCGTCGCGCCGGCTCTACGGGACCGTCTACTACTCTCCGCAGACCTTCTTCGACGGCGACCGCACCGACTACAGCGCGAGCGCGGGCTTCAGGCTGACCAGCCAGCTGGCCGCCGAGGGGGGGTTCACCCGCAACGACGTGAGACTGCCGGGGGGCGATTTCAGCGCCGACATCGCCTCGTTCCGCGTCGACTACGCGCTCTCGCCGACGATGACGCTGCGCACCGTGACGCAGTACAACTCGCTCACCGACCTGTGGAGCACCGCGGCCCGCTTCAACTACATCTACCGGCCGGGGAGCGACATCTACATCGTCTACGACGAACTGCGCCGGAACGACTACGACGAGTTCGGCCGGTACAACGAGTTCGCGTCCTTCCGCGAGCGGCAGCTGATCGTCAAGGTGACCTACCTGTTTTCGCGGTAG